The Engraulis encrasicolus isolate BLACKSEA-1 chromosome 22, IST_EnEncr_1.0, whole genome shotgun sequence genome includes a region encoding these proteins:
- the LOC134439344 gene encoding uncharacterized protein K02A2.6-like, producing the protein MAATIGTLVAFDHNSQSWEEYIEIIQHFFAANGINDANKQKSVLISAVGAETYSLMRNLVSPDKPGDRSFDELVKLMKDHYNPRPSEIVQRFRFNSRVRQPDESVSEFVAQLRKLAQDYEDETADAEQAFSMYSIKDRHSKVKPITVDMEVHGENVKFEVDTGCSITLMNESEFNAKWKNGKKPKMGETSLKLKTYTGEDIKVLGVADVKVNYQNQRNNLPLYIVSGTGPSLLGRSWLEQLKLNWAEIHNMKVAGGERLTVEQVLAHHEDVFKDELGTLKGVKATINIVPGAVPRYFRPRQIPFAMRPKVEAEISRLLKDEIITPVKHSDWACPVVPILKQDGSIRLCGDYKLTVNRVSLLEQYPIPKIEDLFTALAGGQQFSKLDMSHAYAQILMDEDSKKYLTVNTHKGLFAYNRLPFGVSSAPAIFQRTMEGLLQGIPMVAVYLDDILVTGLNAQDHLKNLNEVLGRLEEAGLRLKRSKCELLKDEVCYLGHKVNEQGLHPMKSKVKAISEAPAPSNVSELKAFLGLLNYYNRFLPNLSTLLAPMHQLLRKDEKWVWKTEQDEAFRKSKELLQSADVLVHYSADKELILACDASPYGVGAVLSHRMPDGAERPLGFMSRTLSSAEKRYSQLDKEGLAVIFGIQRFHKYLYGRKFTITTDHKPLITLFHEMKPVPHMLSPRIQRWSVLLRAYEYKIIYKPGKFHSNADGLSRLPVPSKQKEEETPERVLMLDQVDDIPINVAQVRKWTSKDVILSRVYSYILSGWPLVQDSELMPYYSRRMELNAQDGCILWGARTVIPPPGRTALLKALHQSHPGMCRMKALARSYMWWPQMDQEIEKKVSKCQKCQENRKAPPNAPLHPWEWPERPWLRIHVDYAGPFLGKMFLIIVDAHSKWLEVYPTNGSTTQTTIEKLRQCFAAQGLPQILVSDNGSCFTSSEFCHFMAQNGIQHITSAPFHPSSNGLAERAVQTFKEGMKKMEGGSIEARVSKFLFSYRITPQTTTGLSPAEMLMNRRLRSAFDLLKPDIKSKIEHKQMKQKENHDKTARLRRFGPGDAVYARNYGLGPKWIPATVESPTGPVSYTVILGNGQRMRRHVDQVRARHPESSLTVERTPELPEARSPDGEPETSSCQPETAPPPPDQMNLQGSTPERPDSPAAPSAELRRSTRDRVSPRYLKDYVS; encoded by the exons ATGGCAGCGACCATTGGAACACTGGTGGCTTTCGACCACAACTCGCAAAGTTGGGAGGAATACATAGAAATCATACAGCATTTCTTTGCGGCAAACGGCattaatgatgcaaacaaacagaagtcTGTTCTCATTAGCGCGGTAGGCGCTGAAACATACAGTCTGATGCGAAATTTAGTAAGCCCAGATAAACCGGGAGACCGCTCATTTGATGAGCTGGTGAAGTTGATGAAAGACCATTATAACCCACGACCCAGCGAGATTGTGCAGCGTTTCCGATTCAACTCCCGTGTGAGGCAACCAGATGAGTCTGTGTCCGAGTTTGTTGCTCAACTTAGGAAGCTGGCACAGGACT ATGAAGATGAAACAGCAGATGCAGAGCAAgctttttcaatgtacagtataaAGGACAGACATTCAAAAGTAAAACCAATTACAGTGGACATGGAGGTTCATGGAGAAAATGTGAAATTTGAAGTTGACACTGGATGTAGCATTACACTAATGAACGAGTCAGAATTCAATGCAAAGTGGAAAAATGGGAAAAAGCCCAAGATGGGGGAAACCAGTCTGAAATTAAAAACATATACAGGGGAAGACATAAAGGTGCTGGGAGTAGCCGATGTCAAGGTGAATTATCAAAACCAACGGAACAACTTGCCCCTCTACATAGTGAGTGGCACTGGACCCAGTCTGCTGGGCCGAAGCTGGCTAGAACAGTTGAAGTTGAATTGGGCAGAAATTCACAACATGAAAGTAGCTGGGGGAGAAAGGCTGACCGTGGAGCAGGTGCTGGCACATCACGAAGATGTATTCAAAGATGAGTTGGGGACGTTAAAGGGTGTCAAAGCAACCATTAACATTGTGCCAGGTGCTGTACCAAGATACTTCAGGCCCAGGCAGATCCCTTTCGCCATGCGCCCCAAAGTGGAGGCCGAAATAAGCCGCCTCTTAAAGGACGAGATAATCACACCTGTCAAACACTCAGACTGGGCGTGTCCTGTTGTACCCATATTAAAGCAAGATGGGTCAATTAGGCTGTGCGGTGATTACAAACTCACCGTAAATCGAGTGTCCCTTCTAGAACAGTACCCAATCCCGAAAATTGAAGACCTGTTCACAGCCTTGGCGGGAGGCCAGCAGTTTTCAAAATTAGATATGAGCCATGCGTACGCCCAGATTCTGATGGATGAGGATTCTAAGAAATACCTCACAGTGAACACGCACAAGGGTCTTTTCGCATACAACCGCCTCCCTTTCGGCGTTTCCTCCGCTCCGGCCATTTTCCAAAGAACGATGGAGGGCTTACTGCAGGGCATACCAATGGTGGCTGTGTATTTGGATGACATTCTTGTCACGGGTCTAAATGCTCAAGAccatctcaagaacttgaatgaaGTGTTGGGACGCTTGGAGGAGGCAGGGTTGcgtctgaagaggtcaaaatgTGAGCTCCTGAAAGACGAAGTGTGTTACTTAGGACACAAGGTAAATGAACAGGGTTTGCACCCAATGAAGTCCAAAGTCAAAGCAATCAGTGAGGCCCCGGCACCATCCAATGTCTCAGAGCTCAAAGCTTTCCTAGGCCTGCTAAATTATTACAATCGATTTCTCCCAAATCTGTCCACACTGCTTGCCCCGATGCACCAGCTGCTTAGGAAAGATGAAAAATGGGTGTGGAAAACTGAGCAAGACGAAGCGTTCCGTAAGTCCAAGGAACTCCTTCAGTCAGCTGATGTGCTAGTTCATTACTCTGCAGACAAGGAGCTAATTTTGGCATGTGATGCATCTCCTTACGGGGTGGGTGCTGTCTTATCACACAGGATGCCTGATGGGGCAGAGAGGCCGCTTGGGTTTATGTCAAGAACCCTCAGCTCCGCAGAGAAACGGTACTCTCAGTTAGACAAAGAGGGATTGGCTGTTATTTTCGGCATTCAAAGATTCCATAAGTACCTATATGGGCGGAAGTTTACGATCACCACTGATCATAAGCCTTTGATTACACTCTTCCATGAAATGAAACCTGTACCCCACATGCTTTCACCCAGAATCCAGAGATGGTCGGTTCTTCTCAGAGCCTACGAATACAAGATCATCTACAAGCCTGGGAAATTCCACAGCAATGCCGATGGGCTCAGCAGACTCCCGGTTCCATCcaagcagaaagaggaggagacaccTGAGCGAGTGCTGATGTTGGATCAGGTGGATGATATACCCATCAATGTGGCCCAGGTCAGAAAGTGGACGTCCAAAGATGTCATACTGTCCCGAGTCTATAGTTACATTCTGAGTGGGTGGCCACTGGTACAAGATTCAGAGCTCATGCCATACTACAGCAGGCGAATGGAGCTTAATGCGCAAGATGGGTGTATCCTCTGGGGAGCGCGAACTGTGATTCCTCCACCAGGACGAACAGCACTCTTGAAAGCTCTCCACCAGTCGCATCCAGGCATGTGTCGCATGAAGGCGCTGGCCAGGTCTTACATGTGGTGGCCGCAGATGGACCAGGAAATAGAGAAAAAAGTGAGTAAGTGCCAAAAATGCCAAGAGAATAGAAAAGCACCaccaaatgcaccactgcacccATGGGAGTGGCCGGAGAGGCCATGGTTGCGCATCCATGTCGACTACGCAGGGCCATTCTTGGGGAAAATGTTCCTGATAATCGTAGACGCTCACTCCAAGTGGTTGGAGGTTTACCCCACAAATGGCAGTACAACCCAAACAACCATCGAGAAGTTACGCCAGTGCTTTGCAGCTCAAGGCCTTCCACAGATACTGGTCTCCGACAATGGCAGCTGCTTTACAAGCTCAGAATTCTGCCATTTCATGGCTCAAAATGGCATTCAACATATAACATCGGCCCCATTCCATCCCTCCTCAAACGGGCTGGCCGAACGGGCAGTGCAGACTTTCAAGGAGGGAATGAAGAAAATGGAAGGGGGCAGCATTGAGGCACGGGTTTCCAAATTCTTATTTAGCTATCGCATTACACCACAGACCACTACTGGGCTATCACCAGCCGAAATGCTGATGAACAGGAGGCTGAGGTCTGCCTTTGACCTGTTAAAACCAGACATTAAGTCCAAGATCGAGCacaaacaaatgaaacaaaaggAGAACCATGACAAAACTGCTCGGCTGAGAAGATTTGGGCCTGGGGATGCTGTGTACGCCAGGAATTATGGCCTGGGACCAAAATGGATACCTGCTACTGTAGAGTCACCAACGGGCCCTGTGTCCTACACTGTCATCCTGGGTAATGGCCAACGCATGAGGAGACATGTTGACCAGGTGAGGGCTCGTCATCCTGAGTCGTCGCTGACCGTGGAAAGGACACCAGAACTTCCAGAGGCTCGCTCACCAGACGGCGAGCCTGAAACATCTTCATGCCAGCCAGAGACAGCGCCGCCACCTCCTGACCAGATGAATCTGCAGGGTTCCACGCCCGAACGACCAGACTCGCCTGCAGCCCCTTCAGCTGAGCTGCGCCGATCCACCAGGGATCGGGTGTCACCTCGATACTTGAAAGACTATGTTAGCTAG
- the LOC134439345 gene encoding uncharacterized protein LOC134439345, which translates to MTTSGGASDFKQSEYTSHFNSSEIRLYTTKLQRLNISDPYNAPGVLFKSISSCPEDDLPDLRYADIHSYLVNFPSVYSGDSLRAYKSLEAYKWCQSGFVTHIQLWSIASKNCGIITARVNHSQRLNDSQLKPWVVVRSDGVVLGAHCNCTAGLGESCSHVSAVLFRLWEKNNARHEEISCTSKKCKWASPSEDAAKNVEYQQGKDIIFNSSQKNKKGNSTKGTSAPPSFPPLTAAEQAQLYKNLSQCHTQDGKSCRPAVLSVVPGYATSYIPKAVKLDLPEPLTSLYDKKARDLSLAELQEQAEGIFDDLAVTEEQSDIVEEETQAQSKSRIWYDQRSGRVTGSTFRAATRTDIRKPAVSLMRQICYPKSHVFTSEATSPYGVQENECEVNANREGKCNGDARMKNWPEVITKCSIDYHTQMSWCDQPDSEFLLSTHLSGPHLMATVVLLPCTCGREHARLCLRVLCREEVPPNLPPAEKGTKTVAVSKL; encoded by the exons ATGACGACCAGTGGCGGCGCCAGCGATTTTAAACAGAGCGAGTACACATCTCATTTTAATTCCAGTGAAATTCGGCTTTATACAACAAAATTACAAAGATTAAACATTAGCGACCCTTATAATGCACCCGGTGTGCTTTTCAAGAGCATCTCATCCTGCCCTGAAGATGATTTACCCGACTTGCGCTATGCTGACATCCACAGCTATCTGGTAAACTTCCCATCCGTTTACTCTGGGGACTCACTCAGAGCGTATAAAAGCTTGGAGGCGTATAAATGGTGTCAGTCCGGCTTCGTCACGCACATTCAGCTGTGGAGTATTGCATCCAAAAACTGCGGCATCATCACTGCAAGG GTCAATCACTCCCAACGGCTGAATGACAGTCAGCTAAAGCCATGGGTGGTGGTGAGGAGTGACGGTGTCGTATTAGGAGCACACTGCAACTGTACAGCGGGACTCGGGGAGAGCTGCTCTCATGTGTCAGCTGTGCTCTTCAGACTGTGGGAGAAAAACAATGCAAGGCACGAGGAGATCAGCTGCACGTCTAAAAAGTGCAAGTGGGCCTCTCCCAGTGAGGATGCTGCGAAGAATGTGGAGTACCAGCAGGGCAAGGACATCATATTCAACAGCAGTCAAAAAAACAAGAAGGGTAATTCCACCAAGGGTACCTCTGCGCCACCATCTTTCCCACCCCTGACTGCTGCCGAGCAAGCTCAACTCTACAAGAACCTTTCTCAGTGCCACACTCAAGATGGGAAGTCCTGCAGACCTGCCGTCCTGTCAGTTGTTCCCGGTTATGCCACATCTTATATACCCAAGGCTGTCAAGCTGGATTTACCCGAACCCCTCACCAGTTTGTACGACAAGAAGGCAAGAGACCTGAGCCTGGCTGAGCTACAAGAACAGGCAGAAGGAATATTTGATGACTTGGCTGTCACTGAAGAACAG AGTGATATTGTAGAGGAGGAGACCCAAGCTCAGTCCAAATCCAGAATTTGGTACGATCAGAGGAGTGGTAGGGTGACAGGATCTACCTTCAGAGCAGCAACCAGAACAGACATCAGAAAGCCAGCAGTGTCTCTCATGAGACAGATTTGTTACCCAAAGTCCCATGTTTTCACCAGTGAGGCTACCAG TCCATATGGTGTACAAGAAAATGAGTGTGAGGTAAATGCAAACAGAGAGGGTAAATGCA ATGGGGATGCAAGAATGAAGAACTGGCCagaagttattacgaaatgcagcATCGACTATCACACACAGATGTCCTGGTGCGACCAGCCGGATTCAGAATTTCTACTCAGCACCCATTTATCGGGGCCTCACCTGATGG CAACAGTGGTGCTACTGCCGTGCACCTGCGGCAGGGAACATGCTCGTTTGTGCCTCAGGGTTCTGTGCCGTGAAGAGGTTCCACCAAACCTGCCTCCAGCTGAAAAGGGTACCAAAACAGTGGCTGTGTCCAAGCTGTAG